TATTCTTCAAGACTAAGAATAGGCAAGCGGATAAATTGTTTCCGAATTTCCTCAAAAATTTCTTTTGGCATGTCTCCGAGTTCAAATTGCTCGCCAGATAAAAGCGGATCAGAGAATTTTAGTTTGCCGTTATGTGGGTGGCGATGCAGAAAGACAGCGTTTTGAGGACTGATATTCGTTATAAAAATTTTCATCAGGCTTTTATCCTTTAAAGCCTGTTGCCGCAGGATTTTCTTCGAGGGGAAGAATCTTATCTGTCACAGGAATTTCCATCACGGCATTGCCCCAACTGACAATATTCCACCCTGCCGTCACCTGCCATTCCATCTTTCTTAGAATAGTTTTCCCCTCTTGTTTTGTTGCATGAATTTTAATTTTAGAAGTACCGATCTCATTCACGGGCGAGTTTTGATGTGGCATCGCATGGAGATTTCCATCTCCGATAATGTCTGGAATATCAGGTAGAGCAAATAGTATCAGATCATTTTCAAACATTCCCGTCTCACGAAGCGCTGGGGAAAGGCGAATATGGAGTTTTACACCATTTTGATAGCCCCAATCCTTGAGGGTTTGCTTAATAGAAATGCCGCTTTCAGAGCAGGAAGTGGCCATCCAGCGCTCAATTCTCGGAGAGGTGAGGATGGTACAAAAGAGCTGGCCATCTCCTGTCTTTGTGGCCTCAGCCTTGCCTTCTTTATCTTCAATAGGAAAAAAATTCTCCTTTAGGCGGAGGATGATTTCATGGCAAATCGTGATAAAATCATCGGGAATATAGTGTGGTAAGCTGGTATTTCCCTGACGGTCCATAGGTAAAAGCAGGCGGCTTGTTCCCATGGTAGAGTTTATCAGCCCTTCGCCTTCCATTGGATTTAATCCAAAAAGGGCAATCCAGGAAAAAGCTTTCCAATTGGCTTGAATCATCAAGCGATCCGCAACACGATTGGCATCTGGATGAATTTGCAATGTCGGTAAAGAAGTCCGTAATTCATAAAGAAGTTCGCATTCTCTATAAAAATCTGTGTTGATAGAAAATTCTGCAAGATTTTCATGGAAGAAATTATTGAGCTGACATTTTCGGTCATGCTTTTCAAATGCGAAACAACTTAAAAAGTAATCTTTAGAAAGAAAACCCTGCGGTGGATCCGCAGGGACTTCAAAAGATTTATCAATAATTTTGGATCGTGGATCTTTACGCCGCCCCCCCATTTATTCTTCCCCTAAAAGCAAGTCATTAATAAGTAATTTTATTTTATATATTTAAAATTGCAAGTATATGGAAAGAAATTTTTATAAGTTAGAACTCATTTGTAGAGTAAATAAGGCAATGGATTTAATATTTATTTAGAATTCAAAGTCAAAAATGAGAGGGGATGCTTTTGAAAGATAAATAGAAATTAAATTCTCATTTAATTTTAAGCATTTTTATTTGCTGAAAGGACGCTGTTCACAATTTAGAAATCATGGATTATCGCAAGGAAAGGACTTTAGAAATGACAGACCTTAAAGAATGTCACAGTAGGAGAGATTCTTTTTTAGGGGGAGGGCTTCCCCCTTAACCTCTTACAAACATAGCTTTCCAAAGGAATAGAAGCGCCTGTCAGCCTTATATCTTAGATTATCCAAAGACGAATATCTAAAATAGAATGGAATAGAAACATCCTAATAAGATTTTTAAGACGCTCTATGTAACGCTGAATTTTTTCAGGATACCGCAAGGGCGCAGATAACTAGGATTTTTTAAGGGAAAATGGTGCCGATAGTGGGAATTGAACCTACGACCTACTGATTACGAATCAGTTGCTCTACCCCTGAGCTATATCGGCACAAATTTTATAAATTTGTTCTTAGCCTAATCGTATGCCTTCAAGCAACAGTTAGGAATAAAACTTCGTTACTTTTTTCTTTTTAGAGACATAGTTCTTTAAAAACTGTGGGATTTGTGCATAAGCTCATTTTCTATTCTAAATTTATTATTCCTTAGGGAAACAGTAGGTTCGTGACAGAAAATCGTAATAACATGACAAAATTGCGGGCTTTAAAAGAATCCATTTTGCTGATTCTTGCAGCGGGTGCAGGCCGTGCATGGCGGCGTTTGCGTCGCTATATGCCGACCTTTCGCTATCATGGCCGTTTTCACCTCAGGGTTGTCAAAGGTCTTGCGGAATGTCCGAGTTGCGGTCTGTTCGTGCGTTTGCCGATTTTACAGCCCGGACAGGTTGCGCATTGTCCACGTTGCGATGATATGCTGGCACGCCGACGGAAAACACCGCATTTTCGTGCCGCAACAGCTTTTTGCATTACATCAATCGCCTTATTAACGGCGATGCTTTTTGTGCCGATGATGACATTGGATGTCATGGGGCGTGTCAATACGGTAACATTGATGACGGGGCCCATCAGGCTGATACAGCTTAATCCCGGCTTTATGCTTATTGGCATTATTGTGATGATCGCCTCGGTCATTATGCCGTGGCTGGTTGTCCTTTTGATGGCGTCTATTCTGTATTATTTACAGCGTCCGCAGCAGCCAATGCCGCCTTGGACAGCAATTTTACTCGCTTGGTATCAACGCCTCCGCCCTTGGGCAATGGTTGGCGTGTATGTCATCGGATTATGTGTCGCATATTCTAAGCTTGTTGATTTAGCAACCGTGGTTATTATGCCGACAGGCTGGATGCTGGGCATTTTAATGATTACGATGGCAGCCGCAGATACAACTTTTGATGAGCGTTTGGTTTGGGAAAGGATACCGCTTTTACCAGAGGCACGTGACGATATTATCAATGTTGCACATGATCCCGTTCCGCCCCCCTCACAGATGCTTTCTTGTGCGGCCTGCCATTTGGTTTTGCAGAGTCATCAACATGTTGATTTGGAGCAGGATATGGGAGACTGCCCGAGATGTGGGCAGGTACTGCGAAAACGTAAATATGATTCTGTTGTTGGATGTGCCGCTTTTCTTCTAGCGGCGGCTATTTTTTATCTGCCGGCCAATTTAATCCCTGTTATGGCTTTTTACAAAATGGGGAAGGGGCAGTTCAGCACGATCATGGAGGGTGTTATTGAGCTTTGGCAGAGTGAGCTTTACTCGCTGGCGCTTCTTGTTCTTTTTGCCTCTATTACCGTGCCTGTTTTGAAAATTGCTTCTTTGGCGTTGATGCTTTTTGTGCAGGAAAGGCAATCATCTTGGCAGCTTAAAGGCTTAACAAAGCTTTATCGTGTCGTGGAGGCGATCGGTCGTTGGTCAATGATTGATCCTTTTATGATTTCTATTCTGACTGGAATGGTGAGGTTCGGCTTTTTAGCAAAAGTCATTCCAGGGCCTGGAATGGTATTTTTTGCTTTGGTCGTTATTCTCACGATTTTCTCTGCGAATATGTATGATCCGAGAGGCTTATGGGATGCCGCAGGTAAGAATAAGACGGGTTTGGAAACAATGACGGAGGAAGAATTCCGTCAGATTGAAAAACGTGTCCGAGGGGTAAAACGTTCTTGGCCAAAAGGGCGGCGTCGCCTGCCATTATGATGGGGAATAATAAAATGATAATAAACACACCATTAATAGGGGATAAGAGGAAAAACATGACGTTTGGAGAAAATAATGACTGATTCTCATATTCCAGATGATTCTAATTCTAATAATCCGGAAAATTCACACCCTCGCGCTTATGAGAGCGGCGATCAGATTAAAGCCCGTTTTCATGATGATGAAGATGAGGATGCAATTCTGAGGCCAACACGGGTTTCCGTTCTTTGGATTATTCCAATTATTGCGATCGGCGTTTCCTTATGGATGGCGTGGCATTATTTCTCGACGCAAGGGCCAGAGATCACGATTTCTTTTGACAGTGGTGACGGGTTAAATCCCGGTCAGACCCAAGTTAAAGATTTGGCCGTTCCGATGGGAACCGTTAAAGAGGTGAAGCTTGCAGAGGATCTGACGCATGTTGAAGTGCATGTCAAAATGTCTAATCATGCGACTCATTTTTTAACGGATAAAACACGTTTCTGGATTGTCCGCCCACAGGTTAGTGGTGGCTCTATCAGTGGTTTGGAAACCATTATGAGCGGTGCATATATTGCGATGGACCCTGGCCCACCAAACAGTGCGCATGCGCAGGCCAAGACGCATTTTGTTGGTTTGGAAACGCCTCCGGGACGTCGTTGGGATCAGCCAGGTTCTAATTTCTGGGTGATGACGCCTTCTCTTGGCGCTCTGGGTGGAAATCCTTCTGGTGCACCTGTTTTTTATCGTGATTTAAATGTTGGTGAGGTTTTGGGATATACAGTGCCAAGCGGCGGTATTGGTCCAATGATGGTGCAGATTTTTGTGCGGAAACCTTATGATCAATATCTGCGTGTCGGTAGCCGTTGCTGGAATGCTTCAGGGCTTGAAGTCGGCTTTGGCGGCGGTGGCTTAAAACTACAGCTTCAGTCTTTGCAAGCGCTCTTGAGTGGTGGGATCGCCTTTGGTCCGCCAGTGACAGAGGACAGCTTGACAGGTGATGGGGGAAGTCCCGCAGCGCCAGACAGTGTCTTTTGGCTATATGATTCAGAAGAAGCTGCAAAAAGCACCAAATACACAGATCGCATTAAGGTTGTTACCTATGTGGATAGTGCCATTGGAAGCCTTGCTAAAGGAAGCACGGTCAGCATGTTCGGCGTTCAAGTTGGTGTTGTTTCAAATGTTCACTTGGATCTTTGTGATAATCATTGCAAAAAGCCAGCACGTGTTCGGGTTGAAATGATTCTTCAGCCGGGTCGTGTCGCTAAAATGGGGATTTGGGATCCAAATGAGGTTAAAAAGCAAAAAGATCATCTTCTTAACTTCTTACGTGATGGTTTGCGGGCATCCGTCACCAATGGCAGTGTGCTAACAGGTGAAACGATTATTGCGCTTTCCTTTGGTCCAAAACCAAAGAATGCAACGCTGAACTATGATCAAAACGGTGCGATCATTATTCCGGGTGATCCAGGCGGTGTGAATGCGATTATCGATAACGTTTCTAAGATTTCCGATAAGATCTCCAAAATGCCTTTGGAAGATATTGCGAAAAATCTGAATAGTTTGTTGGGTGGTACAAGTAAAATTGTAAATGATCCAAGCACAGAGCAGACAGTTAAGGCCTTGAGGGATTCTCTGAACTCCTTGAGTAAATTGCTCAATACGACAGATCGGGCATTGCCGGAATTGACAGCTCAGGTCGATAAGACGTTGTCGAGTGCGTCTACATTCTTGGATGCTTTAAGTGGGGATTCCGACTTGCATCATAATGTTCAGAATATGGTTGTTCAGGTGACTGAAATGGTAACGACTTTGCGTCAGCTAC
The sequence above is drawn from the Acetobacteraceae bacterium genome and encodes:
- a CDS encoding paraquat-inducible membrane protein A, with amino-acid sequence MTENRNNMTKLRALKESILLILAAGAGRAWRRLRRYMPTFRYHGRFHLRVVKGLAECPSCGLFVRLPILQPGQVAHCPRCDDMLARRRKTPHFRAATAFCITSIALLTAMLFVPMMTLDVMGRVNTVTLMTGPIRLIQLNPGFMLIGIIVMIASVIMPWLVVLLMASILYYLQRPQQPMPPWTAILLAWYQRLRPWAMVGVYVIGLCVAYSKLVDLATVVIMPTGWMLGILMITMAAADTTFDERLVWERIPLLPEARDDIINVAHDPVPPPSQMLSCAACHLVLQSHQHVDLEQDMGDCPRCGQVLRKRKYDSVVGCAAFLLAAAIFYLPANLIPVMAFYKMGKGQFSTIMEGVIELWQSELYSLALLVLFASITVPVLKIASLALMLFVQERQSSWQLKGLTKLYRVVEAIGRWSMIDPFMISILTGMVRFGFLAKVIPGPGMVFFALVVILTIFSANMYDPRGLWDAAGKNKTGLETMTEEEFRQIEKRVRGVKRSWPKGRRRLPL
- a CDS encoding MCE family protein, which encodes MTDSHIPDDSNSNNPENSHPRAYESGDQIKARFHDDEDEDAILRPTRVSVLWIIPIIAIGVSLWMAWHYFSTQGPEITISFDSGDGLNPGQTQVKDLAVPMGTVKEVKLAEDLTHVEVHVKMSNHATHFLTDKTRFWIVRPQVSGGSISGLETIMSGAYIAMDPGPPNSAHAQAKTHFVGLETPPGRRWDQPGSNFWVMTPSLGALGGNPSGAPVFYRDLNVGEVLGYTVPSGGIGPMMVQIFVRKPYDQYLRVGSRCWNASGLEVGFGGGGLKLQLQSLQALLSGGIAFGPPVTEDSLTGDGGSPAAPDSVFWLYDSEEAAKSTKYTDRIKVVTYVDSAIGSLAKGSTVSMFGVQVGVVSNVHLDLCDNHCKKPARVRVEMILQPGRVAKMGIWDPNEVKKQKDHLLNFLRDGLRASVTNGSVLTGETIIALSFGPKPKNATLNYDQNGAIIIPGDPGGVNAIIDNVSKISDKISKMPLEDIAKNLNSLLGGTSKIVNDPSTEQTVKALRDSLNSLSKLLNTTDRALPELTAQVDKTLSSASTFLDALSGDSDLHHNVQNMVVQVTEMVTTLRQLLSYLSYHPSSVILGRH